One window of the Candidatus Methanomethylophilaceae archaeon genome contains the following:
- a CDS encoding 30S ribosomal protein S12, whose translation MGNGLYTARKMKDDRQKFRWLDRGYKKRVLKLREKSDPLEGSAQARGIVLAKTGVEAKQPNSAIRKCVKVQLIKNGRQITAFAVGDGAINFIDEHDEVMVEGIGGRMGRSYGDIPGVRYKVIKVNNVSLDQMVRGKTDKPVR comes from the coding sequence ATGGGAAACGGCCTTTACACCGCAAGGAAAATGAAAGACGACCGCCAGAAATTCCGCTGGCTGGACAGGGGCTACAAGAAGAGAGTCCTCAAACTCAGGGAGAAATCCGATCCTCTCGAGGGATCCGCGCAGGCTCGCGGCATCGTCCTCGCCAAGACCGGAGTCGAAGCCAAGCAGCCCAACTCCGCGATCAGAAAGTGCGTCAAAGTCCAGCTGATCAAGAACGGGCGCCAGATCACCGCGTTCGCAGTCGGAGACGGAGCTATCAACTTCATCGACGAGCACGACGAGGTCATGGTCGAAGGTATCGGCGGAAGGATGGGAAGGTCTTACGGAGACATTCCCGGGGTCCGTTACAAAGTCATCAAAGTCAACAACGTGTCCCTTGACCAAATGGTCAGAGGCAAAACCGACAAGCCTGTGAGATGA